Proteins from one Crassostrea angulata isolate pt1a10 unplaced genomic scaffold, ASM2561291v2 HiC_scaffold_140, whole genome shotgun sequence genomic window:
- the LOC128169475 gene encoding uncharacterized protein LOC128169475 isoform X2 — MQKIDICYETNNTLGFVSQCPKNDSLFQERSRRKNCKTLPQCTGEPLVYHCVRFREELVEVCAPRGLITGFCCALFDEGVGRVVEDYFNPCSDCPFVYQSDDVSKYSKCVGKKKDTSTPGRYKKYTAIADKNNSFETSKVLISQRSSFATVNHPVMLNETPATKSFTVMEGKDIQQKGCYAMFLIIHRRLDLM, encoded by the exons atgcaaaag ATAGATATttgttatgaaacaaacaacacgCTGGGATTTGTGAGTCAATGTCCAAAAAATGACTCTCTTTTTCAAGAAAGATCCAGGAGAAAAAACTGTAAAACCTTACCACAATGCACAGGAGAACCACTGGTTTATCATTGTGTTAGATTCAGAGAGGAACTTGTTGAAGTATGCGCTCCAAGAGGTCTTATAACAG GATTTTGTTGTGCGCTGTTTGACGAAGGAGTAGGTAGAGTGGTTGAGGATTACTTCAATCCCTGTTCGGATTGCCCTTTTGTGTATCAATCAGATGATGTTTCAAAAT ATTCAAAATGTGTAGGAAAGAAAAAAGACACATCGACACCCGGACGTTATAAAAAGTACACAGCTATTGCTgacaaaaataattcttttgagACGTCAAAAGTGTTGATCAGTCAACGATCAAGCTTTGCTACGGTAAATCATCCTGTCATGTTAAATGAAACTCCTGCTACCAAATCATTTACCGTAATGGAAGGAAAAGACATACAACAAAAAGG atGTTACGCAATGTTCCTCATCATCCACAGAAGATTGGATTTAATGTGA
- the LOC128169475 gene encoding uncharacterized protein LOC128169475 isoform X1, which translates to MQKIDICYETNNTLGFVSQCPKNDSLFQERSRRKNCKTLPQCTGEPLVYHCVRFREELVEVCAPRGLITGFCCALFDEGVGRVVEDYFNPCSDCPFVYQSDDVSKYSKCVGKKKDTSTPGRYKKYTAIADKNNSFETSKVLISQRSSFATVNHPVMLNETPATKSFTVMEGKDIQQKGKLREGHFVSISFATLVLLVFIIWLSVRYQKHVTQCSSSSTEDWI; encoded by the exons atgcaaaag ATAGATATttgttatgaaacaaacaacacgCTGGGATTTGTGAGTCAATGTCCAAAAAATGACTCTCTTTTTCAAGAAAGATCCAGGAGAAAAAACTGTAAAACCTTACCACAATGCACAGGAGAACCACTGGTTTATCATTGTGTTAGATTCAGAGAGGAACTTGTTGAAGTATGCGCTCCAAGAGGTCTTATAACAG GATTTTGTTGTGCGCTGTTTGACGAAGGAGTAGGTAGAGTGGTTGAGGATTACTTCAATCCCTGTTCGGATTGCCCTTTTGTGTATCAATCAGATGATGTTTCAAAAT ATTCAAAATGTGTAGGAAAGAAAAAAGACACATCGACACCCGGACGTTATAAAAAGTACACAGCTATTGCTgacaaaaataattcttttgagACGTCAAAAGTGTTGATCAGTCAACGATCAAGCTTTGCTACGGTAAATCATCCTGTCATGTTAAATGAAACTCCTGCTACCAAATCATTTACCGTAATGGAAGGAAAAGACATACAACAAAAAGG GAAACTTAGAGAAGGTCATTTTGTCAGTATTTCGTTTGCAACACTTGTTTTACTGGTTTTCATCATCTGGCTCTCAGTCCGATATCAGAAAC atGTTACGCAATGTTCCTCATCATCCACAGAAGATTGGATTTAA